A section of the Glandiceps talaboti chromosome 8, keGlaTala1.1, whole genome shotgun sequence genome encodes:
- the LOC144438726 gene encoding translation initiation factor IF-3, mitochondrial-like, with protein sequence MTLCTGITTRVRQGMQLLVRLHSVHYKIVNSRPSSNCSWSSALCSENIRCLQAKSGKPFNISLYDCASKESRAVQFPALNARLFSSSTLACTKSNPPPADTLVDVIYDDSLNERDNSIQQKKKKGKQERVTIQTVGKKIADKILQLIDETGQNLGAIDRAKAVRISEEKDLKIVLIGPHAKPYPVYKLMSGQQLVEERMKLREKEKKKTPPITSKEMKFSGNITTHDLEIKTKWVHEWLRKGHHVKVIIMDKRERFKTTHEHKEQLVQTLLAGMIDEATLNSKPRTIGKDGKDLQCTLRLLSLKEKVQRKKKKSEETKLKESEETN encoded by the exons ATGACACTTTGTACAGGAATAACAACGAGAGTTCGGCAAGGAATGCAACTTTTAGTCAGATTACATAGCGTGCATTACAAAATAGTAAATTCAAGGCCATCGTCGAACTGTTCCTGGAGTTCGGCATTATGCAGTGAAAACATTCGATGTCTGCAAGCAAAATCAGGGAAACCCTTCAACATAAGCTTATACGACTGTGCCAGTAAAGAATCCCGAGCTGTTCAGTTTCCAGCGCTGAATGCACGATTGTTTTCTTCGAGTACATTGGCTTGCACAAAATCTAACCCACCACCAGCAGATACCCTTGTTGACGTGATATATGATGATTCACTCAATGAGAGAGATAACTCTATTCaacagaagaaaaagaaaggaaaGCAAGAAAGAGTCACTATCCAGACAGTTGGTAAAAAAATCGCAGATAAAATTTTGCAACTGATAGATGAAACTGGGCAGAATTTGGGAGCAATTGATCGAGCCAAAGCTGTTAGAATTTCAGAAGAGAAGGATTTGAAAATTGTGCTAATAGGTCCACATGCTAAACCTTACCCAGTCTATAAACTTATGTCTGGGCAGCAGCTTGTTGAAGAACGCATGAAACTTAgagaaaaggaaaagaaaaaaacaccacCGATCACCAgcaaagaaatgaaattttcaGGAAATATAACTACACATGATCTTGAGATCAAAACAAAGTGGGTACATGAATGGCTAAGGAAAGGTCACCATGTCAAGGTCATCATTATGGACAAACGAGAAAGGTTCAAAACTACTCATGAACATAAG GAACAATTGGTTCAAACACTACTAGCTGGCATGATAGATGAGGCCACTCTGAACTCAAAACCCCGCACCATCGGAAAGGATGGAAAAGATCTCCAATGTACATTGAGATTACTGTCACTAAAGGAGAAGGTGCAGAGGAAGAAAAAGAAATCTGAAGAAACAAAACTCAAAGAAAGTGAGGAAACTAATTAA